The following coding sequences are from one Anas acuta chromosome 15, bAnaAcu1.1, whole genome shotgun sequence window:
- the LOC137864716 gene encoding BOS complex subunit NOMO1, whose protein sequence is MRGWVAALGCALCCALVRGSEDIVVGCGGFVKSDVEINYSLIEIKLYTKHGTLKYQTDCAPNNGYFMIPLYDKGDFILKIEPPLGWSFEPTSVDIHVDGINDICTKGGDINFVFTGFSVNGKVLSKGQALGPAGVQVVLRNAGSDVNIQATVTQPGGKFAFFKVLPGEYEIFASHPTWMLKEANTVVRVTSSNAYAASPLIVAGYNVSGSVRSDGEPMKGVMFLLFSSSVTKEDVVGCNISPVDGFQSRDESLTYLCNVVSKEDGSFSFLSLPSGKYTVIPFYRGERITFDVAPSRLDFFVEHDSLQIEPIFHVMGFSVTGRVLNGPEGEGVADATVTLNNQIKVKTKADGSFRLENITTGTYTIHARKEHLFFDTITVKIAPNTPQLANIIATGFSVCGRISVTRLPDTVKQMNKYKVTMMPLDKDKGSLVTTETDPHGAFCFKAKSGIYNIQVIIPEAETRAGLALKPKVFPVTVTDRPVMDVTFSQFLASVSGKISCLDACGDLMVTLQSVSRQGEKRNLQLSGNTDSVAFTFENVPPGKYKISIVHEDWCWKNKSLELEVMEEDVSGVEFRQTGYMLRCSLSHAITLEFYQDGNGPENVGVYNLSKGVNRFCLSKPGVYEVTPRSCHQFEHEYYTYDTSSPSILTLTAVRHHVLGSIVTDKLMDVTITIKSSIDSEPDLVLGPLKSVQELRREQQLAEIEARRQEREKKGQEEEGTKPPVQEMVEELQGPFLYEFSYWARSGEKITVTPSSKELLFYPPYVETVVSGESCPGKLIEIHGKAGLFMEGRIHPELEGVEIVIGEKGATSPLITVFTDDKGAYSVGPLHSDLEYTVTAQKEGFVLTAVEGTVGDFKAFALAGVTFEIKSEDDQALAGVLLSLSGGMFRSNLLTQDNGMLTFSNLSPGQYYFKPMMKEFRFEPSSQMIEVQEGQNLKIRITGYRTAYSCYGTVSSLNGEPEQGVSVEAVGQEKCSIYGEDTITDEEGKFRLRGLLPGCVYHVQLKAEGNDHIERALPQHRAIEVGNSDIGDINIIAFRQINQFDLSGNVITSSEYLSTLCVKLYKSENLDNPIHTVNLGQSLFFHFPPLLRDGENYVVLLDSTLTKSQYDYTLPQVSFTAIGYHKHITLVFSPTRKLPEQDIAQGSYIALPLTLLLLLAGYNHDKLIPLLLQLTTRLQGVRALGQTGSDTGGQEDAKRQTKKQKTRRT, encoded by the exons ATGCGGGGCTGGGTGGCGGCGCTGGGCTGCGCCCTGTGCTGCGCCCTGGTGCGGGGCTCCGAGGACATCGTGGTGGGCTGCGGAGGCTTCGTCAAGTCCGACGTGGAGATCAACTACTCCCTCATCGAG ATTAAGTTGTACACAAAGCATGGTACTCTGAAATACCAAACAGATTGTGCTCCAAACAATGGGTATTTCATGATTCCCCTCTATGATAAG gGGGATTTCATTCTTAAAATTGAGCCTCCCCTAGGGTGGAGTTTTG AACCAACCAGTGTAGATATCCACGTAGATGGCATTAATGACATTTGCACAAAGGGAGGCGATATTAACTTTGTATTTACGGGATTTTCTGTGAATGGAAAG GTCCTCAGCAAAGGTCAGGCTTTAGGTCCTGCTGGAGTCCAGGTTGTACTGAGAAATGCTGGCAGTGATGTAAACATACAAGCAACTGTTACCCAGCCTGGAGGAAA gtttgctttctttaaagTGCTTCCTGGTGAATATGAAATCTTTGCATCTCATCCCACCTGGATGTTGAAAGAG GCAAACACGGTGGTACGGGTAACGAGTTCTAATGCTTATGCTGCTAGCCCTCTGATTGTTGCTGGCTACAATGTTTCTGGGTCAGTAAGGAGTGATGGAGAACCAATGAAAGGAGTCATGTTTCTTCTATTCTCTTCTTCAGTCACCAAAGAG GATGTTGTGGGCTGCAATATTTCTCCTGTGGATGGATTCCAGTCAAGAGATGAGTCTCTAACCTATTTGTGCAATGTTGTATCAAAAGAAGATGGatctttcagctttctttccCTACCAAGTGGGAAATACACTGTG ATACCATTCTACAGGGGAGAGAGAATTACCTTTGATGTTGCACCATCAAGGTTGGACTTCTTTGTAGAACATGACAGTTTACAAATTGAG ccTATTTTCCATGTGATGGGTTTCTCTGTCACGGGCAGGGTATTGAATGGTCCCGAAGGGGAAGGAGTTGCTGATGCCACTGTGACCCTTAACAATCAGATTAAAG taaaaacaaaagccGATGGATCTTTCCGCCTTGAGAACATAACAACAGGTACATACACAATTCATGCCAGGAAAGAGCATCTCTTCTTTGATACTATTACAGTGAAGATCGCACCAAATACCCCTCAGCTGGCAAACATCATTGCAACAGG attcaGTGTGTGTGGCCGGATCTCAGTAACTCGTTTACCTGACACAGTCAAACAGATGAATAAATATAAGGTAACCATGATGCCTCTAGACAAGGACAAAGGATCATTGGTTACAACAGAAACAGACCCTCATGgagcattttgttttaaggcAAAATCGGGTATATACAATATTCAG GTAATTATTCCAGAAGCTGAGACCAGAGCAGGATTGGCTTTGAAACCCAAAGTGTTCCCTGTTACTGTTACAGACAGACCAGTCATGGATGTGACCTTCTCTCAGTTTTTGGCATCAGTCTCTGGGAAGATCTCTTGTTTAG ATGCTTGCGGTGATTTGATGGTGACGTTACAGTCTGTGAGCCGCCAGGGTGAAAAACGTAACCTTCAGCTCTCTGGAAATACGGACTCAGTGGCCTTCACATTTGAAAACGTGCCACCTGGCAAATACAAAA TAAGCATTGTACATGAAGACTGGTGCTGGAAGAATAAATCTTTGGAGCTGGAAGTTATGGAGGAGGATGTTTCAGGTGTAGAATTCAGACAGACTGGATATATGCTGAGATGTTCCCTTTCTCATGCGATTACACTG GAATTTTACCAGGATGGAAATGGACCGGAGAATGTTGGTGTTTATAACCTGTCTAAAGGAGTTAATAGATTCTGTCTTTCAAAGCCAG GTGTCTATGAAGTAACCCCGCGTTCCTGCCACCAGTTTGAACATGAGTATTACACTTACGACAC GTCCTCTCCTAGTATACTGACGCTCACTGCTGTTCGACACCATGTCCTTGGCTCGATTGTAACAGATAAACTGATGGATGTGACTATTACCATTAA ATCTTCTATTGACAGTGAACCTGACTTAGTTTTAGGGCCCTTGAAATCTGTACAGGAGTTacgcagggagcagcagctggcagaaatTGAGGCCCGCcgacaagagagagaaaagaagggtcaagaagaggaaggaacaaAGCCACCAGTGCAAGAAATGGTGGAGGAACTTCAAGGACCATTCTTATATGAATTTTCTTACTGGGCAAG GTCTGGAGAGAAAATTACTGTGACCCCGTCTTCAAAAGAGCTGCTTTTCTACCCACCTTATGTGGAAACAGTTGTTAGTGGAG AGAGTTGTCCTGGAAAGCTGATAGAGATTCATGGAAAAGCAGGCTTATTTATGGAAGGGCGGATtcatcctgagttggaaggcgTTGAGATTGTCATTGGTGAAAAGGGAGCAACGTCCCCTCTCATCACAGTTTTCACAGACGACAAAGGTGCTTACAG TGTTGGGCCACTCCACAGTGACTTGGAGTATACAGTTACTGCTCAGAAAGAAGGCTTTGTTTTGACTGCAGTAGAAGGAACAGTTGGAGACTTCAAAGCTTTTGCCCTTGCTGGGGTGACATTTGAG atcAAATCTGAGGATGATCAGGCTCTTGCTGGAGTTCTCTTGTCTCTTAGTGGAGGGATGTTCCGGTCCAACCTCCTTACACAGGATAATGGCATGTTGACTTTCTCCAATCTG AGCCCAGGGCAGTATTATTTTAAACCCATGATGAAAGAGTTTCGCTTTGAACCATCATCACAAATGATTGAAGTGCAAGAAGGACAGAATCTTAAAATTCGGATAACTGGTTACAGAACAGCGTACAG CTGTTATGGCACAGTTTCTTCATTAAATGGAGAGCCTGAGCAGGGAGTTTCAGTAGAAGCTGTGGGGCAGGAAAAGTGTAGCATCTATGGAGAAGACACAATAACTGATGAAGAAGGCAAATTCAGGCTACGTGGCCTTCTG CCTGGTTGTGTGTATCATGTCCAACTCAAAGCTGAAGGCAATGATCATATTGAAAGAGCTTTACCACAGCACCGGGCAATTGAg GTTGGGAACAGCGACATTGGTGATATTAATATTATAGCATTTCGGCAAATTAATCAATTTGATTTAAGTGGAAATGTAATTACATCTTCTGAATATCTGTCCACATTATGT GTGAAGCTCTACAAAAGTGAAAACCTCGACAACCCAATTCATACAGTCAACTTAGGCCAATCGCTCTTCTTCCATTTCCCACCACTGCTCCGAGATGGAGAG AATTACGTGGTGCTCCTGGATTCTACATTAACTAAATCACAGTATGACTACACCCTGCCTCAAGTTTCGTTCACTGCCATTGGATATCATAAGCACATTACATTGGTCTTTAGTCCCACT agaaagctCCCTGAGCAAGATATTGCCCAAGGATCTTATATTGCATTGCCACTGACGTTGCTTCTGTTGTTGGCTGGGTACAATCATGATAAG cTTATTCCCTTATTGCTGCAACTGACGACACGGCTGCAAGGAGTACGTGCGCTTGGACAGACGGGTTCTGACACAGGTGGCCAAGAGGAtgcaaaaagacaaacaaaaaaacagaagacaagaCGGACGTGA